One genomic region from Vannielia litorea encodes:
- a CDS encoding ATP-binding protein translates to MSVNTAVSSFLLATSVVVSARDLPVLKGLLGRRRESNLIRAYVAISCFCVFAICKAIVAAVRSQALSPHLGVTLLVTLLVLAIIGGAFAMGYFVDRLEMKRERLEALEQVSAEAEHKHEMADVRAQNMQVLGQIVAGVAHDFNNAMTALRGNLELIEMDPENAPEYARAALSAADRASGMAKELVQSSKKTEATATLQPLQPIVEEVVALFRRVTPASIDVEVDFGDATLPDALIDETSLERALMNLMINAQHAIGMGRTDGKITIKLGSMIGGDGETSSYRFNDGFGVGEHVVVEVWDNGCGMDEKTLKNAGKPYFTTKGEDEGSGLGLASAIGMCHQMGGGLAIESQLGIGTRIRMAFRTTEIETSQLNAAIERTKIQAEKDPYVMLLIEDPSIATSMIHRLEDEGNRVEWHRSTEATYRALDGGAKPDALLIDMLNSDRASGVRVAAGLRTRHPDLKITIVGENRGRRLKLSQRPTEQQFSTMHSRH, encoded by the coding sequence ATGAGCGTCAATACAGCAGTCAGTTCGTTCTTGCTCGCCACTTCCGTTGTAGTGAGTGCACGCGACCTTCCCGTTTTGAAGGGGCTTCTCGGCCGCAGGCGCGAGAGCAACCTGATCAGGGCCTATGTTGCGATCTCCTGTTTTTGCGTCTTCGCCATATGCAAGGCGATTGTTGCTGCCGTGCGCAGCCAAGCACTTTCGCCCCACCTGGGTGTTACTTTGCTGGTCACTCTGCTTGTGCTTGCAATCATCGGAGGCGCATTTGCAATGGGCTACTTCGTGGACCGCCTTGAGATGAAAAGAGAACGGCTCGAGGCACTGGAGCAGGTTTCCGCAGAGGCAGAGCACAAGCATGAGATGGCCGATGTACGGGCTCAAAATATGCAAGTGCTTGGCCAAATCGTGGCAGGCGTTGCCCACGACTTCAATAACGCAATGACTGCTTTGAGAGGAAACCTCGAACTCATCGAGATGGACCCCGAAAACGCTCCTGAGTATGCTCGAGCAGCTCTGAGCGCAGCAGACCGCGCCTCGGGAATGGCGAAAGAGTTGGTGCAATCAAGCAAGAAAACTGAGGCAACAGCGACCCTTCAACCGCTGCAGCCCATCGTGGAAGAGGTTGTTGCGCTATTCCGGCGCGTTACACCAGCCAGTATCGACGTCGAAGTTGATTTTGGTGATGCAACGTTGCCCGACGCATTGATTGACGAAACGTCTCTGGAACGCGCGCTCATGAATCTGATGATAAACGCTCAGCACGCGATCGGCATGGGGCGAACCGACGGCAAGATCACTATCAAGCTTGGCTCGATGATCGGGGGCGATGGAGAGACGTCGAGCTACCGTTTCAACGATGGATTTGGAGTTGGCGAGCACGTCGTTGTTGAGGTCTGGGACAACGGATGCGGAATGGACGAAAAGACCCTGAAGAACGCCGGTAAGCCCTATTTTACGACCAAGGGTGAAGACGAAGGTTCAGGTTTGGGCCTCGCCTCAGCAATCGGGATGTGCCACCAGATGGGCGGCGGCTTGGCCATTGAAAGCCAGCTCGGTATCGGAACTCGCATAAGGATGGCATTCAGAACAACTGAGATAGAAACCAGTCAATTAAACGCGGCAATCGAGCGAACCAAGATTCAGGCTGAGAAAGATCCTTATGTGATGCTTCTGATCGAGGACCCATCAATCGCCACGTCCATGATCCACCGGTTGGAAGATGAGGGCAATCGCGTTGAATGGCATCGCTCCACAGAAGCTACATACAGGGCGCTCGATGGTGGTGCAAAGCCCGACGCGCTCCTGATCGATATGCTCAATAGTGACAGAGCTTCTGGCGTAAGAGTCGCTGCTGGACTTAGGACCAGACACCCGGACCTGAAGATCACAATCGTCGGTGAGAACCGGGGGCGTCGTCTGAAACTGAGCCAAAGGCCGACGGAGCAGCAGTTCAGTACGATGCACTCGCGGCACTGA
- a CDS encoding DUF5906 domain-containing protein has protein sequence MNVLDHIFRGIPAGYISIVVLDAKSKKPIHTEFFPVANADEVAERAVALREVGHVYISFNVLKNLPAKGRGAADDFYAAGGVFFDVDLKQGNTEIHAADDKLPVSLEEVLALIEDEHLPMPTSIVSSGNGVYLQYLFTEPYVFETPAELAAYRKLATGFHKRFAKAFAKKGWHLDNASDLPRITRVPGTLNHKTTPPKPVEIIEYLEERRMTRDAFHQIAEEGNRTTSPAVAPKLPVHGVSGGDQKGLVEANADFKAVIGGCPCLQSLGLQMDRLPYPAWYSLAGTLKHCENGREIFHELSAKDPRYNFEEAEKLFDSVVGPITCAHIASNGGMEICSRCPAFHNPHVGSPVQFGRVSPEMAKALGGYVYVTKRGQFVEMATGQMHTKENFTDMKSRYNLGGGRKTAANAVIGSKMLLQARDAAYMPGEFEVFVQDCHGNHIYNLWRPGDLQPAPGDLSLIVEHLEFLVPEPTEREHFLDALAHAVQQPGIKVKHCILFIGGQGTGKSWLTSVLQRMFGLSNVIVVSNSMIGNRFNAQIGNKQVALLEEVGQSDRLEAYNDLKLWVSEDVTRVDEKFEPTYEALTPRLIIGFSNRETPIKIEEDDRRFMFIDSPRQPKDAAYYTRLFTEGLAQAPAFLHYLLHRDISAFNPSQRPPMTARKSAVIASSKPVSEIEILALQGSGDFPFDRGYFRLRDLSTVLRNRLGWRANISASELTRVLHDLGFAPVRAGQIRWAASSIRLWARKDSPWFEASAEELRADLNGNPLPFEDLS, from the coding sequence GTGAACGTACTTGACCACATCTTCCGCGGAATTCCCGCGGGCTACATCTCAATCGTCGTTCTGGATGCGAAATCAAAGAAGCCCATCCACACCGAATTTTTCCCCGTCGCAAACGCCGACGAAGTTGCCGAGCGCGCCGTGGCCCTCAGGGAGGTAGGGCATGTTTACATCAGCTTCAACGTCCTGAAGAATCTCCCGGCCAAGGGGCGTGGGGCAGCCGATGATTTCTATGCCGCCGGTGGCGTGTTCTTTGACGTCGATCTGAAGCAGGGCAACACCGAGATCCACGCCGCCGATGACAAGCTCCCGGTGTCTCTCGAGGAGGTTCTCGCGCTCATTGAAGATGAGCACTTGCCCATGCCCACCAGCATCGTGAGCTCCGGCAACGGCGTCTACCTTCAGTACCTCTTCACTGAGCCCTACGTCTTCGAGACTCCGGCAGAGCTGGCCGCCTACCGGAAGCTCGCAACCGGGTTTCACAAGCGCTTCGCGAAGGCTTTCGCAAAGAAGGGGTGGCACCTCGACAACGCCTCAGACCTTCCGCGGATCACGCGTGTTCCGGGTACCCTGAACCACAAGACCACGCCTCCGAAGCCGGTGGAGATCATCGAGTATCTTGAGGAGCGGCGGATGACGCGTGACGCCTTCCATCAGATCGCGGAAGAAGGCAACCGGACGACGAGCCCTGCCGTCGCCCCCAAGCTTCCCGTTCACGGCGTTTCGGGAGGCGACCAGAAGGGCCTCGTAGAAGCAAATGCAGACTTCAAGGCGGTGATTGGCGGGTGCCCTTGCCTCCAGTCCCTGGGCCTTCAGATGGATCGGCTGCCCTACCCCGCGTGGTACTCTCTGGCCGGCACTCTGAAGCACTGCGAAAACGGTCGCGAGATCTTCCACGAGTTGTCGGCCAAGGACCCGCGCTACAATTTCGAGGAGGCCGAGAAGCTCTTCGACTCGGTGGTCGGGCCGATCACCTGCGCCCACATTGCCTCGAACGGTGGCATGGAGATTTGCAGCCGCTGCCCCGCGTTCCACAATCCCCATGTCGGATCCCCCGTTCAGTTCGGACGCGTTTCCCCGGAGATGGCCAAGGCGCTCGGCGGCTACGTGTACGTGACCAAGCGGGGGCAGTTCGTCGAGATGGCGACCGGCCAGATGCATACCAAAGAGAATTTCACCGACATGAAGAGCCGGTATAACCTCGGCGGGGGACGCAAGACGGCGGCGAACGCCGTAATCGGGAGCAAGATGCTCTTGCAGGCGCGTGATGCCGCCTACATGCCGGGCGAGTTCGAGGTGTTCGTTCAGGACTGCCATGGCAATCATATCTATAATCTCTGGCGGCCCGGGGACCTCCAGCCGGCTCCGGGTGACCTGAGCCTCATCGTCGAGCATCTCGAGTTCCTCGTCCCCGAGCCGACGGAACGTGAGCACTTTCTGGATGCGCTGGCCCATGCGGTTCAGCAGCCCGGCATTAAGGTGAAGCACTGCATCCTGTTCATTGGAGGCCAGGGGACCGGCAAGAGCTGGCTGACGTCGGTCCTGCAGCGCATGTTCGGGCTGTCGAACGTCATCGTGGTCTCGAACTCCATGATCGGGAACCGGTTCAATGCCCAGATCGGCAACAAGCAGGTCGCTCTCCTGGAAGAGGTCGGTCAGAGTGATCGCCTGGAGGCCTACAACGACCTGAAGCTCTGGGTCTCCGAGGACGTAACCCGCGTCGACGAGAAGTTCGAGCCTACCTACGAGGCCCTTACGCCCCGCCTCATTATCGGCTTCTCCAACCGGGAAACCCCCATCAAGATCGAGGAGGACGACCGCCGCTTCATGTTCATCGACTCTCCTCGGCAGCCGAAGGATGCAGCCTACTACACTCGGCTCTTCACCGAGGGCCTCGCCCAGGCGCCGGCATTCCTGCATTATCTGCTGCACCGGGACATTTCGGCCTTCAACCCGAGCCAGCGCCCTCCGATGACCGCGAGGAAGTCTGCGGTGATTGCCTCGTCCAAGCCGGTGTCTGAGATCGAAATCCTCGCCTTGCAGGGCTCAGGGGACTTTCCCTTCGACCGCGGGTACTTCCGCTTGCGGGACCTCTCGACGGTCCTGCGTAACCGCCTGGGCTGGCGGGCGAACATCTCCGCCTCCGAACTCACTCGCGTCCTCCACGACCTGGGATTCGCACCGGTGCGGGCCGGCCAGATCCGCTGGGCGGCCAGCTCGATCCGCCTGTGGGCGCGGAAGGACTCGCCCTGGTTCGAAGCTTCTGCCGAGGAGTTGCGTGCGGACCTGAACGGCAATCCCCTGCCCTTCGAAGATCTCAGCTAG